A section of the Brachyhypopomus gauderio isolate BG-103 chromosome 13, BGAUD_0.2, whole genome shotgun sequence genome encodes:
- the tmem42a gene encoding transmembrane protein 42a gives MLPGIMYALLAGFLGAVASSSAKLSLGASYMRGLCETGVRWWNTEELVLNPEPDTTSCEWLHIPLRLLCGLLLFICNAVMWTFFAKALRHSSSSAQATVTTTASNFILSAFFGYVIFGESHALLWWVGIIFTLLGLFILHASSSPDQRIHVKKSE, from the exons ATGTTACCTGGGATTATGTACGCTTTGCTAGCAGGGTTTCTCGGAGCCGTGGCGTCCTCCTCTGCCAAGCTGTCACTTGGTGCCAGTTACATGAGAGGGTTGTGTGAGACTGGTGTGAGATGGTGGAACACCGAGGAACTGGTTCTGAACCCAGAACCGGACACCACGTCTTGTGAATGG CTACACATTCCCCTGAGACTGCTGTGTGGACTCCTGCTGTTTATTTGCAACGCTGTGATGTGGACATTCTTTGCTAAAGCTCTCCGGCACTCTTCTTCCTCTGCCCAGGCTACAGTGACCACTACGGCTTCCAACTTCATACTCTCT GCATTCTTTGGATACGTCATATTTGGGGAAAGCCATGCCTTGTTATGGTGGGTCGGCATCATCTTTACTTTGCTGGGACTCTTCATCTTGCACGCATCATCTTCCCCAGACCAAAGAAtccatgtgaaaaaaagtgaatGA
- the kiaa1143 gene encoding uncharacterized protein KIAA1143 homolog, whose protein sequence is MSKKGNVSWVKPDEPSFLRKFKSDVGYKEGPTVETKREQMPVRDEDSGDSDREDEMPQVVVLKEGDLSAEEVMQMKKDTKVSKEDEQPQDDGKILFKKPTKRSSDKFGGITASSHKRKKNETDEEKKKEGSGVKVKNKSLLSFGGEDDEDE, encoded by the exons ATGAGCAAAAAGGGCAACGTGTCGTGGGTGAAGCCCGACGAGCCGTCTTTTCTGAGGAAATTCAAGAGCGACGTCGGTTATAAAGAGGGACCGACCGTTGAAACAAAG CGAGAACAGATGCCCGTGCGAGATGAAGACAGCGGCGACAGCGACCGGGAGGACGAGATGCCCCAGGTGGTGGTCCTGAAGGAGGGCGACCTGAGCGCAGAGGAGGTCATGCAGATGAAGAAAGACACTAAAGTGTCGAAGGAAG ATGAGCAGCCTCAAGACGATGGGAAAATCCTATTTAAGAAACCCACAAAACGCTCTTCTGACAAGTTTGGAGGCATTACTGCTAGCTCTCACAAGAGAAAGAAGAATGAAACTGAtgaggagaagaagaaagaggggtcaggggttaaagTAAAGAACAAAAGCCTGTTGTCCTTTGGTGGTGAGGACGACGaggatgaatga